One genomic region from Diabrotica undecimpunctata isolate CICGRU chromosome 9, icDiaUnde3, whole genome shotgun sequence encodes:
- the LOC140451147 gene encoding uncharacterized protein, with protein sequence MSFKQNLKIIQWNARSLKANKNYFYQILMEEKFDIAIISETWYKPTDNIKFNNFNVIAVNRDKGYGGVAIFISHKIIYEVIQFNHNFNPKIEVFGINIILGNQKLAIVSLYKPSDVRAKSQDYINLFSQIKHDCIIGGDFNAHHGMWGSPACSHDGRVLVDALDHFPNLIVINDGSATRISPPGQAKSAVDLTIASSKVCPTVGWSVSQDTYGSDHYPISITLNNYYYNDAITSPLYRWSMYEANWTLYTAEIEKSFSTPPNCIDTNGMCIFLMEQITNAANKACNILGPSSNISLKSPKWWDEECRDNCDSLKQCFVIPIPKANDPNVLRPISLMSCILKTFERIMKNRLEWWMESNNLYPDGQLGFRRGKGTMDCISHLATDIQLTYSKNQYTAALFVDISGAYDNVILDLLLDQLVKLGVPSKCAYVLVNLFTNRQVHIRLNNSLIGPRIVNKGLPQGSVLSPLLFNLYSLNLHTMGMQCNILQYAGDFCFYVEKKTFQQCVNALEVNMSYCKKYFDSHGLNISPKKSGVVFFSRHRLPKVSTLKFSQLEIPVYSLLI encoded by the exons ATGTCCTTTAAACAAAATCTTAAGATTATTCAGTGGAACGCTAGATCTCTTAAAgctaacaaaaattatttttatcaaattttaatgGAGGAAAAGTTTGATATTGCAATAATTTCTGAAACATGGTATAAGCCTACTGACAACATTAAGTTTAATAACTTTAACGTCATTGCGGTTAATAGAGATAAAGGTTATGGGGGAGTAGCAATTTTCATTTCACATAAAATTATATACGAAGTCATTCAAtttaatcataattttaatccaAAAATTGAAGTTTTTGGAATCAATATAATTCTTGGCAACCAAAAACTGGCAATAGTATCTCTATATAAACCCTCCGATGTTAGAGCGAAATCTCAAGACTACATAAATTTATTTAGTCAAATAAAACATGATTGCATAATAGGAGGCGACTTTAATGCCCATCACGGCATGTGGGGCTCACCTGCATGCTCACATGATGGCAGAGTTTTGGTGGATGCTTTAGATCATTTTCCAAACTTGATTGTTATAAACGATGGATCTGCCACAAGGATTTCTCCTCCTGGTCAGGCTAAATCTGCAGTAGATCTCACAATTGCTTCATCCAAGGTATGTCCTACAGTTGGTTGGTCTGTTAGTCAGGATACGTATGGATCAGATCATTACCCAATCAGTATTACGCTTAATAACTATTATTATAATGATGCAATCACGTCCCCATTATATAGATGGTCTATGTATGAAGCAAATTGGACCTTATATACAGCTGAAATAGAGAAATCATTTTCCACGCCACCAAACTGCATCGATACCAACGGTATGTGTATATTTTTAATGGAACAGATTACGAATGCTGCGAACAAAGCTTGCAACATTCTAGGACCATCCTCAAATATATCATTGAAATCACCTAAATGGTGGGACGAGGAGTGCC gtGATAACTGTGATTCTTTGAAGCAGTGTTTTGTAATACCTATCCCAAAAGCTAATGATCCTAATGTCCTAAGACCGATATCTCTTATGTCATGTATATTGAAAACATTTGAACGAATCATGAAAAATCGATTAGAATGGTGGATGGAAAGTAACAACCTTTACCCAGACGGTCAGCTTGGGTTTCGTAGAGGGAAAGGAACTATGGATTGCATTTCACACTTAGCAACCGATATCCAGTTAACTTATTCTAAAAACCAATACACAGCTGCTTTATTTGTGGACATTTCTGGTGCATATGATAACGTTATTCTCGACCTTCTGCTTGATCAACTTGTTAAATTAGGAGTGCCTAGTAAATGTGCTTATGTCCTAGTCAATCTATTTACAAATAGACAAGTCCATATTCGTTTAAATAATTCACTGATTGGTCCAAGGATAGTTAACAAAGGGTTACCTCAGGGCTCAGTTCTTAGTCCCTTATTATTTAACTTGTATTCATTAAACTTACATACTATGGGAATGCAGtgtaacattttacaatatgctggtgacttctgtttctatgttGAGAAAAAAACTTTTCAACAATGTGTTAATGCCCTTGAAGTAAATATGTCTTATtgcaaaaagtattttgatagTCACGGGCTTAACATCTCACCTAAGAAGTCAGGTGTAGTATTTTTTTCAAGACACAGGTTACCAAAAGTTAGTACGTTAAAATTCTCCCAGCTGGAAATTCCTGTATATAGTTTATTAATATAG